The Castanea sativa cultivar Marrone di Chiusa Pesio chromosome 11, ASM4071231v1 genome contains a region encoding:
- the LOC142614881 gene encoding uncharacterized protein LOC142614881, which yields MSSYLLTVLTKKQEVDAIIRDTIDKVLVLRFGRASDPVCLQLDDVLSKSAREVSKFGSVALVDIDSNEIQVYVKYFDITFIPSTVFFFNAHHMKMDFGTADHTKWVGAFHKKQDFIDVVEAIYRGAMKGKLIVSCPLPPERIPKYQLLYKDV from the exons ATGAGTAGTTACCTATTGACAGTGTTGACAAAGAAACAAGAGGTGGACGCAATCATCAGAGACACCATTGACAAGGTCCTTGTCCTCCGCTTTGGCCGTGCTTCTGATCCCGTCTGCCTTCAACTTGATGACGTT CTTTCTAAATCTGCTCGGGAGGTATCCAAATTTGGAAGTGTAGCACTTGTAGATATTGATTCCAATGAAATTCAAGTTTATGTCAAGTATTTTGACATTACTTTCATACCTTCAacagttttctttttcaatgctCATCACATGAAAATGGATTTCGG GACTGCAGATCACACTAAATGGGTTGGCGCATTTCACAAGAAGCAGGATTTTATTGATGTTGTAGAG GCAATATATAGAGGGGCCATGAAAGGCAAGCTGATAGTGAGTTGCCCTCTGCCACCGGAGCGTATACCGAAGTATCAATTGTTATACAAGGATGTATAA